In a single window of the Caulobacter soli genome:
- a CDS encoding HlyD family type I secretion periplasmic adaptor subunit, which translates to MTDATFPPLGQTPGAAGEAAAKLPPRLSDDPAKMIRIGAGVAGLFFVGFLGWAAVAPLDAGAYAHGVIAVAGNRQAVQSREGGVVTAIRVVEGQSVVKGQILVELSASDLRASERGMTGEVLTLLAQRARLVAERDGRPGFAAPPEFADLAPEDKPLAEDSLRLQRQQFQARRGSLQTQRGVLNQRILQLGQQTSGAQRQLDANREQQKLIAEELDGVQELAAKGFAPKTRVLALQRSAASLTGEDGAYRAQIARNSEAEGETRLQALSLDRQMLEEVSGQLRDVQVRLDDLQPKVLAAREQLARATVRAPSGGKVVGLNVFTVGGVVAPGQTLMEIVPQDRRLVIQAKVSPNDADDLKPGQKTQIRFTSLHERDLPLLNGTLTELSADSFTDEKSGVQYFKAEVAAPPEELEKIRKVRGGQSGLQAGLPVEVLIPLRKRSALAYLMEPLFQTFWRMGREH; encoded by the coding sequence ATGACCGACGCGACATTCCCGCCCTTGGGCCAGACTCCCGGCGCCGCCGGCGAAGCGGCCGCCAAGCTCCCGCCGCGCCTGTCGGACGATCCCGCCAAGATGATCCGCATCGGCGCCGGCGTGGCCGGGCTGTTCTTCGTCGGCTTCCTGGGCTGGGCGGCCGTGGCGCCGCTGGACGCCGGGGCCTACGCCCACGGGGTGATCGCCGTGGCCGGTAACCGCCAGGCCGTGCAGAGCCGCGAGGGCGGGGTGGTCACGGCCATCCGGGTGGTCGAGGGCCAGAGCGTGGTCAAGGGCCAGATCCTGGTCGAGCTGTCGGCCTCGGACCTGCGCGCCAGCGAGCGGGGCATGACGGGCGAGGTCCTGACCCTGCTGGCCCAGCGCGCGCGCCTGGTCGCCGAACGCGACGGCCGGCCGGGCTTCGCCGCGCCGCCGGAATTCGCCGACCTGGCCCCCGAGGACAAGCCTCTGGCCGAGGACTCCCTGCGGCTGCAGCGCCAGCAGTTCCAGGCCCGCCGGGGCTCGCTGCAGACCCAGCGCGGCGTGCTCAACCAGCGCATCCTGCAGCTGGGCCAGCAGACCAGCGGCGCCCAACGCCAGCTGGACGCCAATCGCGAGCAGCAGAAGCTGATCGCCGAGGAACTGGACGGCGTCCAGGAGCTGGCCGCCAAGGGCTTCGCGCCCAAGACCCGGGTGTTGGCCCTGCAGCGCAGCGCCGCCTCCCTGACGGGCGAAGACGGCGCCTACCGCGCCCAGATCGCCCGCAACAGCGAAGCCGAGGGCGAAACCCGCCTGCAGGCCCTGTCGCTGGACCGGCAAATGCTGGAGGAGGTCTCGGGCCAGCTGCGCGACGTGCAGGTCCGGCTCGACGACCTGCAGCCCAAGGTGCTGGCCGCCCGCGAGCAACTGGCCCGCGCCACGGTCCGCGCCCCGTCGGGCGGCAAGGTGGTGGGGCTGAACGTCTTCACCGTCGGCGGGGTGGTCGCGCCCGGCCAGACCCTGATGGAGATCGTGCCGCAGGACCGCCGCCTGGTGATCCAGGCCAAGGTGTCGCCCAACGACGCCGACGACCTCAAGCCCGGCCAGAAGACCCAGATCCGCTTCACCTCGCTGCACGAGCGCGACCTGCCGTTGCTGAACGGCACCCTGACCGAGCTGTCGGCCGACAGCTTCACCGACGAGAAGTCCGGCGTGCAGTACTTCAAGGCCGAGGTCGCCGCTCCGCCCGAGGAGCTGGAGAAGATCCGCAAGGTCCGTGGCGGTCAGTCGGGCCTGCAGGCCGGCCTGCCGGTCGAGGTGCTGATTCCGCTGCGCAAGCGCTCGGCCCTGGCCTATCTGATGGAGCCGCTGTTCCAGACCTTCTGGCGGATGGGCCGCGAGCACTAG
- a CDS encoding Gfo/Idh/MocA family protein, giving the protein MSASSFKEGPIRVALIGLGKIARDQHLPAMAADPRFELVAIVSRHATQDGLPSFHTLDELLADGLAFDAVALCTPPQVRHGLARQALEAGKHVMLEKPPGATLSEVEDLRQVAEAQGVTLQTTWHSRHAPAVAPARDWLAGKTITAARINWREDVRVWHPGQDWIWEPGGLGVFDPGINALSIATALLPRPFFLTQATLHVPENRQSPIQAELAFVDVDGVPVTAEFDFLQTGPQSWDIEVDTDGGALRLSHGGAKLWIDGALVHEQPEAEYPALYARFADLIATGRSDVDVTPLRHVADAFLLGRRVVAPAFVE; this is encoded by the coding sequence ATGTCCGCCAGTTCGTTTAAGGAGGGGCCCATCCGCGTGGCCCTGATCGGCCTGGGCAAGATCGCTCGCGACCAGCATCTGCCGGCCATGGCCGCCGATCCGCGCTTCGAGCTGGTCGCCATCGTCAGCCGCCACGCCACGCAGGACGGACTTCCCAGCTTCCATACCCTGGACGAACTGCTGGCCGACGGCCTGGCCTTCGACGCGGTGGCGCTGTGCACCCCGCCGCAGGTGCGCCACGGCCTGGCGCGCCAGGCGCTGGAGGCCGGCAAGCACGTGATGCTGGAAAAGCCGCCCGGCGCGACGCTGAGCGAGGTCGAGGACCTGCGCCAGGTCGCCGAGGCCCAGGGCGTCACCCTGCAGACCACCTGGCACTCGCGCCACGCCCCCGCCGTCGCTCCGGCCCGCGACTGGCTGGCCGGCAAGACGATCACCGCGGCGCGGATCAACTGGCGCGAGGACGTGCGGGTCTGGCACCCGGGCCAGGACTGGATCTGGGAGCCGGGCGGCCTGGGCGTCTTCGACCCCGGCATCAACGCCCTGTCGATCGCCACCGCCCTGCTGCCGCGCCCGTTCTTCCTGACGCAGGCGACGCTGCACGTGCCCGAGAACCGCCAGTCGCCGATCCAGGCCGAGCTGGCCTTCGTCGACGTCGACGGCGTGCCGGTCACCGCCGAGTTCGACTTCCTGCAGACCGGTCCGCAAAGCTGGGACATCGAGGTCGACACCGACGGCGGCGCATTGCGGTTGTCACACGGCGGCGCCAAGCTGTGGATCGACGGCGCTCTGGTTCACGAGCAGCCCGAGGCGGAATATCCGGCGCTCTACGCCCGGTTCGCGGACCTGATCGCGACAGGGCGTTCCGACGTCGATGTGACGCCGTTACGTCACGTGGCCGACGCATTTCTGTTGGGTCGCCGCGTCGTCGCTCCAGCTTTTGTCGAGTAA
- a CDS encoding sensor histidine kinase: MSAWLRRWWPALRLRTILLTVLLFAAAMPAIGAVFLRTYENTLVRQTEAELTSQGAALASAAANLWPGAVRDLTPADPDARDDPGYYRPESTSVDLRGSPLLPERPAATPGQTADPKAEAAAEVLEPIFDQTSRSTLASILIVDRHGVVVRGLGQGGSLASLPEIQAALKGHARTVLRRNGAYHPRYSFEWLSRASAVRLHHARPVVVNGQVVGALLLSRSPRALFRGVYQDRAKLLVGAGATILLLVLLSGLVSRGVTRPIEALSAATRSVATGQGSVPETPATAAVEIRDLYQDFRVMADAIAVRSRYLRDFASAVSHEFKTPLAGITGAVELLDDHFDTMTPDERRRFLGNISADSARLSQLVGRLMDLARADMAMPQAGVATDLASPLRRAVDAQGGRGLDIVLDLPDGLPPVAAPEATIEAVLVSLAENSRQAGATALQVTGESVEGEVVLRIADNGPGVPAADRERLFEPFFTSRRETGGTGLGLSIARSLLAASQGRIGFVETAKGAAFEVGLPKA, encoded by the coding sequence ATGAGCGCCTGGCTGCGGCGCTGGTGGCCGGCCCTCCGCCTGCGGACCATCCTGCTGACCGTGCTGCTGTTCGCCGCCGCCATGCCGGCGATCGGGGCGGTGTTCCTGCGCACCTACGAGAACACCCTGGTGCGCCAGACAGAGGCCGAACTGACGAGCCAGGGCGCGGCCCTGGCCTCGGCGGCGGCCAACCTGTGGCCCGGGGCGGTGCGCGACCTGACGCCGGCCGATCCCGACGCCCGCGACGATCCCGGCTACTACCGGCCCGAGTCGACCAGCGTCGATCTGCGCGGCTCGCCGCTGCTGCCCGAACGCCCGGCCGCGACGCCCGGGCAGACGGCCGATCCCAAGGCCGAGGCGGCGGCCGAGGTGCTGGAGCCGATCTTCGACCAGACCAGCCGCAGCACCTTGGCCTCGATCCTGATCGTCGACCGCCATGGCGTGGTGGTGCGCGGCCTGGGGCAGGGCGGCAGCCTGGCCAGCCTGCCGGAGATCCAGGCGGCGCTGAAGGGCCATGCCCGCACGGTCCTGCGGCGCAACGGAGCCTATCACCCGCGCTATTCGTTCGAGTGGCTCAGCCGCGCCTCCGCCGTGCGGCTGCATCACGCGCGGCCGGTGGTCGTGAATGGCCAGGTCGTGGGCGCGCTGCTGCTGTCGCGCTCGCCCCGGGCGCTGTTTCGCGGCGTCTACCAGGACCGGGCCAAGCTGCTGGTCGGGGCCGGGGCGACGATCCTGCTGCTGGTGCTGCTGTCGGGCCTGGTGTCGCGCGGGGTGACCCGGCCGATCGAGGCGCTGAGCGCGGCGACGCGGAGCGTGGCGACCGGGCAGGGCAGCGTGCCGGAGACCCCCGCCACCGCCGCCGTCGAGATCCGCGACCTCTATCAGGACTTCCGGGTGATGGCCGACGCCATCGCCGTGCGCTCGCGCTACCTGCGCGACTTCGCCTCGGCCGTCAGCCACGAGTTCAAGACGCCGCTGGCCGGGATCACCGGCGCGGTCGAGCTGCTGGACGACCATTTCGACACCATGACCCCGGACGAGCGCCGCCGGTTCCTGGGCAATATCTCGGCCGACAGCGCGCGGCTGTCGCAACTGGTCGGGCGGCTGATGGACCTGGCCCGGGCCGACATGGCCATGCCCCAGGCGGGGGTGGCGACCGACCTGGCCTCGCCGCTGCGCCGGGCGGTCGACGCCCAGGGCGGGCGCGGGCTGGACATCGTGCTGGACCTGCCCGACGGCCTGCCGCCCGTCGCCGCGCCCGAGGCGACGATCGAGGCGGTGCTTGTCTCGCTGGCCGAGAACAGCCGCCAGGCCGGCGCCACGGCGCTTCAGGTCACCGGCGAGAGCGTCGAGGGCGAGGTCGTGCTGCGCATCGCCGACAACGGTCCCGGCGTTCCGGCCGCCGACCGCGAGCGTCTGTTCGAGCCGTTCTTCACCAGCCGCCGCGAGACGGGCGGGACCGGGCTGGGGCTGTCGATCGCCAGGTCGCTGCTGGCGGCCAGCCAGGGCCGGATCGGCTTCGTCGAGACCGCGAAGGGCGCGGCGTTCGAGGTGGGGCTGCCGAAGGCCTAG
- a CDS encoding helix-turn-helix domain-containing protein has translation MSEPLSPPSESALRLGRSNFSTRSVPPEERHDFYRREVLTALDARDPEPGFTANITSLRLGSHAFYVTETGGHTMFRTPEMIAADGHDHYIVQFNIAGSHTGDFDGVAFSAGPGEIGICDLSRPMLLHSTAVKVLSTFLPRAEVKAVVPDIELHGMVLDGNRAGLLVEHLTSVSRWFPQLLPETLPGITRATIELLGACLAMEAGRADFGMRESPVLLRARAYVEHNLLEPSLNPARISEALGVSRSTLYRLFEPLGGVTAYIWDRRLHLARAALLDPKRARRISEIAFQCGFSSEAHFSRSFRKAFNIRPSDLRSLQPSLVDEPDTPFAKWTEAASGS, from the coding sequence ATGAGTGAACCTTTGAGCCCGCCTTCGGAGTCCGCGTTGCGACTGGGGCGATCGAATTTCAGCACACGGAGCGTTCCGCCCGAGGAACGTCACGACTTCTATCGTCGTGAGGTGCTGACGGCGCTCGACGCGCGCGATCCCGAGCCGGGGTTCACGGCCAACATCACGTCGCTGCGGCTGGGCTCCCACGCCTTCTACGTCACCGAGACCGGCGGCCACACGATGTTCCGCACGCCGGAGATGATCGCCGCCGACGGTCACGACCATTACATCGTCCAGTTCAACATCGCCGGTTCTCACACCGGCGACTTCGACGGGGTGGCGTTCTCGGCCGGTCCGGGCGAGATCGGGATCTGCGACCTGTCGCGGCCGATGCTGCTGCACTCGACGGCGGTCAAGGTGCTGTCGACCTTCCTGCCGCGCGCCGAGGTCAAGGCCGTGGTGCCCGACATCGAGCTGCACGGCATGGTGCTGGACGGCAACCGCGCGGGCCTGCTGGTCGAGCACCTGACCTCGGTCAGCCGCTGGTTCCCGCAACTGCTGCCCGAGACCCTGCCGGGCATCACCCGCGCCACGATCGAACTGCTCGGCGCCTGCCTGGCCATGGAGGCCGGCCGCGCCGACTTCGGCATGCGCGAGTCGCCGGTGCTGCTGCGGGCTCGCGCCTATGTCGAGCACAACCTGCTGGAGCCCAGCCTCAACCCGGCCAGGATCAGCGAAGCCCTGGGCGTGTCGCGCTCCACTCTCTATCGCCTGTTCGAGCCGCTGGGCGGGGTGACGGCCTATATCTGGGACCGCCGCCTGCACCTGGCCCGCGCCGCCCTGCTGGATCCCAAGCGGGCCCGGCGGATCAGCGAGATCGCCTTCCAGTGCGGTTTCAGCAGCGAGGCCCATTTCAGCCGCAGCTTCCGCAAGGCGTTCAACATCCGCCCCAGCGACCTGCGCTCCCTGCAGCCCAGCCTCGTCGACGAGCCGGACACCCCGTTCGCCAAATGGACCGAGGCGGCGAGCGGCTCCTAG
- a CDS encoding response regulator transcription factor: MQRTILVVDDDPHIRQLLVFALAKVGLETREAADGEAALASVAERAPDLVVLDINMPRLDGLEVCRRLRAQGELPILFLSSRDDEIDRVLGIELGADDYVVKPFSPREVVARVQAILRRTGGKPAEATPADGLIARGKLTLDPEAWSAAWAGGELSLTVTEFTILKTLATTPTKVFSRDAIIDRLRGPGFAVTDRTIDSHVRNLRAKFAGVGGHDVIETRAGIGYRLGACQGNSGQGAVAG; the protein is encoded by the coding sequence ATGCAGCGCACGATCCTGGTCGTCGACGACGATCCCCACATTCGCCAGCTCCTGGTGTTCGCCCTGGCCAAGGTCGGGCTGGAAACCCGCGAGGCGGCCGACGGCGAGGCGGCCCTGGCCTCGGTGGCCGAGCGCGCGCCGGACCTGGTGGTGCTGGACATCAACATGCCGCGCCTGGACGGGCTGGAGGTCTGCCGCCGCCTGCGGGCGCAGGGCGAGCTGCCGATCCTGTTCCTGAGCTCGCGCGACGACGAGATCGACCGGGTGCTGGGCATCGAGCTGGGCGCCGACGACTATGTGGTCAAGCCGTTCAGCCCGCGCGAGGTGGTGGCCCGGGTCCAGGCGATCCTGCGCCGCACCGGCGGCAAGCCGGCGGAGGCGACGCCGGCCGACGGCCTGATCGCGCGCGGCAAGCTGACCCTCGATCCCGAGGCCTGGAGCGCGGCGTGGGCCGGCGGCGAGCTGTCGCTGACCGTCACCGAATTCACGATCCTCAAGACCCTGGCCACGACCCCGACCAAGGTGTTCAGCCGCGACGCCATCATCGACCGCCTGCGCGGCCCGGGCTTCGCGGTGACCGACCGCACCATCGACAGCCACGTGCGCAACCTGCGGGCCAAGTTCGCCGGCGTGGGCGGGCATGACGTGATCGAGACGCGGGCCGGGATCGGCTACCGCCTCGGCGCTTGCCAGGGAAATTCGGGCCAGGGCGCCGTCGCCGGATGA
- a CDS encoding type I secretion system permease/ATPase — translation MKFLDAPLPPPLVAALRACRPHLLAAAVFSAFINLLLLAPTIYMMQVYDRVVPTEGRLTLLYLTLVVAFALGTQTALESVRSRLLTLAGLRLDRLLAGGILQKLMSAMTPGSSAQGMREFDIVRQALSGPVAVAAFDIPWTPIYVLVAFMIHPALGAMTIVGGVVLVTLAVLNERATRGRAREAFAAQSQAYASQEAAAANGEVVRALGMRGALRERQLADRRTGLDLSAKAQFTGGGYSAATKFTRMFLQSAALGLGAWLAVDKQISAGSIIAASVLMSRALQPIEQLVGSWGVVGQVRGALNNLIKLFPPTRGLDVSGTQLPAPTGALALEQVAVRAPGEGGAVLLRGVSFRLTPGEILGVIGPSGAGKTTLARVAAGAIAPDMGAVRLDGASLADWDGDRLGRYIGYVPQDSGLMAGSIKDNISRFAIWVGADPTIVDADVVAAAQAAGVHELILRLPKGYDTTLGAGGRGLSAGQAQRVALARALYGEPPLLVLDEPNSALDADGETALNNTLLAAKQRGAAILIVAHRTGILNIADRLLVLRDGQIEMLGPRADVVAKMSPAAQSQTRGAGAKPASASTALQAAKP, via the coding sequence GTGAAGTTCCTGGACGCCCCGTTGCCGCCGCCGCTGGTCGCCGCCTTGCGGGCCTGTCGCCCGCACCTGCTGGCCGCCGCTGTCTTCAGCGCCTTCATCAATCTGCTGCTGCTGGCGCCGACCATCTACATGATGCAGGTCTACGACCGGGTCGTGCCCACCGAAGGGCGGCTGACCCTGCTGTATCTGACCCTGGTGGTGGCCTTCGCCCTGGGCACCCAGACGGCGCTGGAGTCGGTGCGCTCGCGGCTGCTGACCCTGGCCGGGCTGCGCCTGGACCGGCTGCTGGCCGGCGGCATCCTGCAGAAGCTGATGAGCGCCATGACGCCCGGGTCCTCGGCCCAGGGCATGCGCGAGTTCGATATCGTGCGCCAGGCCCTGTCGGGGCCCGTGGCCGTGGCGGCCTTCGACATTCCGTGGACGCCGATCTACGTGCTGGTCGCCTTCATGATCCACCCGGCGCTGGGCGCGATGACCATCGTCGGCGGCGTGGTGCTGGTGACCCTGGCGGTGCTCAACGAGCGGGCGACGCGAGGGCGGGCCCGCGAGGCCTTCGCCGCCCAATCCCAGGCCTACGCCTCGCAGGAAGCGGCCGCCGCCAATGGCGAGGTCGTGCGGGCCCTGGGCATGCGCGGCGCCTTGCGCGAGCGCCAGCTGGCCGACCGTCGCACGGGCCTGGACCTGTCGGCCAAGGCCCAGTTCACGGGCGGCGGCTATTCGGCGGCCACCAAGTTCACCCGCATGTTCCTGCAGTCGGCGGCCCTGGGCCTGGGCGCCTGGCTGGCGGTCGACAAGCAGATCTCGGCGGGGTCGATCATCGCCGCCTCGGTGCTGATGAGCCGCGCCTTGCAGCCGATCGAGCAGCTGGTCGGCTCCTGGGGCGTGGTCGGCCAGGTGCGCGGCGCGCTGAACAACCTGATCAAGCTGTTCCCACCGACACGCGGGCTGGACGTGTCCGGCACCCAATTGCCCGCGCCGACCGGGGCCCTGGCCCTGGAGCAGGTGGCCGTGCGCGCGCCGGGCGAAGGCGGAGCGGTGCTGCTGCGCGGCGTTTCCTTCCGTCTGACCCCCGGCGAGATTCTCGGCGTCATCGGCCCCAGTGGAGCGGGCAAGACCACCCTGGCGCGGGTGGCGGCCGGGGCGATCGCGCCGGACATGGGCGCGGTGCGTCTGGACGGCGCCAGCCTGGCCGACTGGGACGGCGACCGGCTGGGCCGCTACATCGGCTACGTGCCGCAGGACTCGGGCCTGATGGCCGGATCGATCAAGGACAACATCTCGCGCTTCGCGATCTGGGTCGGGGCCGATCCGACGATCGTCGACGCCGACGTCGTGGCCGCGGCCCAGGCGGCCGGGGTGCATGAGCTGATCCTGCGCCTGCCCAAGGGCTACGACACCACGCTGGGGGCGGGCGGACGCGGATTGTCGGCGGGGCAGGCCCAGCGCGTGGCCCTGGCCCGCGCCCTGTACGGCGAGCCGCCGCTGCTGGTCCTGGACGAACCCAACTCGGCGCTCGACGCCGACGGCGAGACGGCGCTGAACAACACGCTCCTGGCCGCCAAGCAGCGCGGCGCGGCGATCCTGATCGTCGCCCATCGCACCGGCATCCTCAACATCGCCGACCGCCTGCTGGTCCTGCGCGATGGTCAGATCGAGATGCTGGGCCCCCGCGCCGACGTCGTCGCCAAGATGTCTCCCGCCGCCCAAAGCCAGACCAGAGGGGCCGGGGCCAAGCCGGCGTCCGCCTCCACCGCCTTGCAGGCCGCCAAGCCATGA
- a CDS encoding glycoside hydrolase family 3 N-terminal domain-containing protein, whose product MADRGGRRGPERQGVDRRAVLAGATGLAGFALAGAGAARAASSRVEALIAQMTMEEKAGQLSCYSDMIRPPVGDINPLVNQRNTQQILADIRAGRIGTLMNGVGVEGALQAQTAAVEHSRLRIPLLFAADVIHGFKTVYPIPLAEAASFDPNLAERTARAAAIEASSYGNHWTFAPMVDVARDQRWGRGAEGSGEDVFLGEVMAQARVRGFQGRDLTAPDSLLATAKHFAAYGAVAAGLDYNTVDISEETLREVHLPPFKAAFDAGCLAVMSAFNDINGVPATANKHLLTDILRGEWNFKGVVISDYTADQELVAHGYAADDKDAARLAILAGVDISMQSGLYSRYLPELVAQGRVPMAVVDNAVRRVLSLKEAVGLFDQPFRSIDPKAQAANTATPAMRALSREAGARSIVLLRNDGGLLPLPTKGKKIALIGPFAEDRANILGPWAFFGDPGLGVDLATGIREAMADPSQLTIAKGCDVENTIPGGFDQAVAAAKSADIVLLAVGESQNMSGEAQSRTEIGLPKVQQQLAELVGAVGKPTVVLLRHGRALVMEGAVKAAPAALATWFLGTETGHAVADVLFGKVNPSARLPVSFPHESGQEPFAYNHRTTGRPAPQADDSQEYKARWRTTRNEALYPFGHGLSYTSFALSDVKLSTMRLAWNDKLFVTVNVANTGKIAGEHVVQLYIRDRVASRTRPVRELKRFIRVALKPGEKREVRFSLERGSLMFVGENDRWIAEPGMFDLWVANSAVDGLAASFELVGA is encoded by the coding sequence ATGGCGGATCGAGGCGGGCGACGAGGTCCGGAGCGACAGGGCGTGGATCGCAGGGCGGTCCTGGCCGGCGCGACGGGCCTGGCGGGATTCGCCTTGGCCGGAGCCGGCGCGGCGCGCGCCGCCTCGTCCCGGGTCGAGGCGCTGATCGCCCAGATGACCATGGAGGAAAAGGCCGGCCAGCTGTCGTGCTATTCCGACATGATCCGGCCGCCGGTCGGCGACATCAATCCGCTGGTCAACCAACGCAACACCCAGCAGATCCTGGCCGACATCCGCGCGGGCCGGATCGGAACGCTGATGAACGGCGTCGGGGTCGAGGGCGCGCTGCAGGCCCAGACCGCCGCCGTCGAGCATTCGCGCCTGCGCATTCCGCTGCTGTTCGCCGCCGACGTGATCCACGGCTTCAAGACCGTCTATCCGATCCCCCTGGCCGAGGCCGCCAGCTTCGATCCCAACCTGGCCGAGCGCACGGCCCGCGCCGCCGCGATCGAGGCCTCGTCCTACGGCAACCACTGGACCTTCGCCCCGATGGTCGACGTGGCCCGCGACCAGCGCTGGGGCCGGGGCGCCGAGGGCTCGGGCGAGGACGTCTTCCTGGGCGAGGTGATGGCCCAGGCCCGGGTGCGCGGCTTCCAGGGCCGTGACCTGACCGCGCCCGACAGCCTGCTGGCGACCGCCAAGCATTTCGCCGCCTATGGCGCCGTGGCGGCGGGTCTGGACTACAACACCGTCGACATCTCCGAGGAGACCCTGCGCGAGGTGCACCTGCCGCCGTTCAAGGCCGCCTTCGACGCCGGCTGCTTGGCGGTGATGTCGGCGTTCAACGACATCAACGGCGTGCCGGCCACGGCCAACAAGCATCTGCTGACCGACATCCTGCGCGGCGAGTGGAACTTCAAGGGCGTGGTCATTTCCGACTACACCGCCGACCAGGAGTTGGTGGCCCACGGCTACGCCGCCGACGACAAGGACGCCGCCCGGCTGGCGATCCTGGCGGGCGTCGACATCAGCATGCAGAGCGGACTCTACAGCCGCTACCTGCCAGAACTGGTCGCCCAGGGCCGGGTGCCGATGGCGGTGGTCGACAACGCCGTGCGCCGGGTGCTGAGCCTGAAGGAGGCGGTGGGCCTGTTCGACCAGCCGTTCCGCTCGATCGACCCCAAGGCCCAGGCCGCCAACACCGCCACCCCGGCCATGCGGGCGCTGTCGCGGGAAGCCGGCGCGCGCTCGATCGTGCTGCTGCGCAACGATGGCGGCCTGCTGCCGCTGCCGACGAAGGGTAAGAAGATCGCCCTGATCGGTCCGTTCGCCGAGGACCGGGCCAATATCCTGGGACCGTGGGCCTTCTTCGGCGACCCGGGCCTGGGCGTCGATCTGGCCACCGGAATCCGCGAGGCGATGGCCGACCCGTCGCAACTGACCATCGCCAAGGGCTGCGACGTCGAGAACACCATCCCCGGCGGCTTCGACCAGGCCGTCGCGGCCGCCAAGTCCGCCGACATCGTGCTGCTGGCGGTGGGCGAGAGCCAAAACATGTCGGGCGAGGCCCAGTCGCGCACCGAGATCGGCCTGCCCAAGGTGCAACAGCAGCTTGCCGAGCTGGTGGGCGCGGTCGGCAAGCCGACGGTGGTGCTGCTGCGCCACGGCCGGGCCCTGGTGATGGAAGGGGCGGTCAAGGCCGCGCCGGCCGCGCTGGCCACCTGGTTCCTGGGCACCGAGACCGGCCACGCCGTGGCCGACGTGCTGTTCGGCAAGGTCAATCCGTCGGCCCGCCTGCCGGTCAGCTTCCCGCACGAGAGCGGCCAGGAGCCCTTCGCCTACAATCACCGCACCACCGGCCGTCCCGCGCCCCAGGCCGACGACAGCCAGGAGTACAAGGCCCGCTGGCGCACCACCCGCAACGAGGCGCTGTACCCGTTCGGCCACGGGCTGTCGTACACCAGCTTCGCGCTCAGCGACGTCAAGCTGTCGACCATGCGCCTGGCCTGGAACGACAAGCTGTTCGTCACGGTCAATGTGGCCAACACCGGCAAGATCGCCGGTGAGCACGTGGTCCAGCTCTATATCCGCGACCGGGTGGCCAGCCGCACCCGGCCGGTGCGCGAGCTCAAGCGCTTCATCCGCGTGGCGCTGAAGCCGGGCGAGAAGCGCGAGGTGCGGTTCAGCCTGGAGCGCGGCTCGCTGATGTTCGTCGGCGAGAACGACCGCTGGATCGCCGAGCCCGGCATGTTCGACCTGTGGGTGGCCAACAGCGCCGTCGACGGCCTGGCGGCGAGCTTCGAGCTGGTGGGGGCCTGA